Part of the Deinococcus sp. QL22 genome is shown below.
GTCTGTAACCACGAGACTTCGGCGGCGTCTGTAAAGTGGCTCCAGACGGTCAGGGGGGCGGCACTGGCACTCGCGGCGAGGGTCAACGACAGCAGGATCAGGACTTTGTTCATGGTGTTCTCCTGGAGGGTGAAACCCGGAAAAGTTCCGGTGGTGGGGCTGGACTTGAGTGAGGTGGCGTCAGTTCAGGCCGTCTACGGCAAGGGTGGCGCGGCCTTGGTCGTCGAACAGGGAGCGGCGGGAAGCGTCGTCGTCGGTCCAGCCGGGCGCCGTCAGCCAGCGCGCACTCTGTGACCAGAACGCGCCCCAGTAGAAAATGCCGCTGCCGCCCGCATTTCTGACGGCTGGAGTCAGGGCTTTGAGGTAATCGGACTGCCCTTGTTGGGTCTGGGGATAGGGCAGGCCGCTGTAGCCGACTTGGTTGGTGTCCCAGTAAAAAGCGGTTTCGGCCAGATATACTTTGGCCCAGGAAAAGTTGGAGCGCAGGGCCGACACCGTGCTGCTGAGATTGGCAAAGTCACCATGCCACATGGGGTAATACGACAGGCCGATGGCATCGACCCAGCCGCCCGCCGCAACAAAGGTTCGGTACCACGCCACCGTCTGGGCCGCGTCGCCTGTTTTGGCAATGTGCACCATGATCGGGGGCATGCTGGCGTTGCCACCGCTCGCGTCCCGCACCGCCGTCGCCCCAGCATTGCTGAGTTTGACGAAGTTGGCCATATTGCCGATTCGTCCGGCTTCCCAGAGCAGGCCGCCGTTGATCTCGTTGCCGATCTGCACCATGTCGGGCGCGGTGCCCTGAGCGCGGAGTTGGCTGATGACGTCTTTGGTGTAGGCGTACACGGAGTTGGAGAGCGCATTCACGTCTTGTCCGGCCCAGCGTGCCGGAGTCCACTGGTTGCCGGGATCGGCCCACCAGTGCGAATAGTGCAGGTCGAGCAGCACCTTCAGGCCGCGCCCCTTGGCGTCTTTCATGACGGCCTTCACGTAAGGCAGGTCTTGCAGCAGACCGTAGGTGCCGTCCGGATCCACCATCAGCCGCACCCGCACCCAGTTGTACTGGTGATCCTTGACGATCTGGAGGGCTGGCTTGACCGCGCCGGCGCGGTCTTTAAAGGTCACCCCCGCCGCTTCTGCGCCCCTCGCCTCCGAGACGTCGATCCCCTTGATCCATTCGCTGGGCAAGGTGGCCTGCGGGGTGAGTGCGGCCGCGGGCGCAGTGCTGGACGGTTCGGTCGCGCAGGCGGTGAGGGCCAGGGTCAGCACGCCCGTCAGACCGAGGCAGGCAGATCGAACAAACCCAGCGCTGAGGAGCCCCGTGCCCAAGAACGGTGTGTTCATATTGAAACCTCCGCAGGTTGAAGCAGGCGGGTGCTGACCGGGGCCAACTCTTGCCCCTGCCAGTGGACGGGGTG
Proteins encoded:
- a CDS encoding glycosyl hydrolase 53 family protein produces the protein MNTPFLGTGLLSAGFVRSACLGLTGVLTLALTACATEPSSTAPAAALTPQATLPSEWIKGIDVSEARGAEAAGVTFKDRAGAVKPALQIVKDHQYNWVRVRLMVDPDGTYGLLQDLPYVKAVMKDAKGRGLKVLLDLHYSHWWADPGNQWTPARWAGQDVNALSNSVYAYTKDVISQLRAQGTAPDMVQIGNEINGGLLWEAGRIGNMANFVKLSNAGATAVRDASGGNASMPPIMVHIAKTGDAAQTVAWYRTFVAAGGWVDAIGLSYYPMWHGDFANLSSTVSALRSNFSWAKVYLAETAFYWDTNQVGYSGLPYPQTQQGQSDYLKALTPAVRNAGGSGIFYWGAFWSQSARWLTAPGWTDDDASRRSLFDDQGRATLAVDGLN